One stretch of Hymenobacter chitinivorans DSM 11115 DNA includes these proteins:
- a CDS encoding alpha-L-rhamnosidase-related protein: protein MPKNSPSTSSITPPPVAAPASAAPLWHSAAYAVYPDSVVQGPHVARAVSRRELTSSYRSPANAFQSPRISFKFSLNGKDNEMPPGQDHVIMALPRAGQPLETPVIVFGQQYVDQTPVPADTYLAPNTPLRIRLDLRPMLAAFRQQGFYQLYNGQKLYQADFKHVLVAGNTAPLSWDFDNLIHKPGLELTDPDGNGIYETTVVLNAHSDAETTAAHWQQTLDTTEFPQLTSDYPLLDALYNLALEEAKRAVEPDGTFRTGKEWAGVWTRDISYSIILAQAALQPEVAKTSLLRKVTPRGRIIQDTGTGGAYPCSTDRMIWAVAAWEIYLTTGDEAWLRQVYPIIKNSLEDDVLNAYNPQTGLVRGESSFLDWREQTYPKWMQPVDIYQSESLGTNAVHFQANQVLAQMATTLGDAVVAQAAQQRAARIKNGINQYLWLAEQGYYGQFRYGRVYQHLSPKAEALGEALTVLFGVAAGRRAQTVVTHTPVMDYGIPCIYPQISGIPPYHNNAVWPFVQSYWGLAAAKVGNEDSFLASLMAVARPAALFLTNKENFVASNGDFAGTQINSSNMLWSLSGSLGLVYKGLFGMDFQPDRLVFQPFVPQALQGTRRLTGFRYRRAVLDIEVQGFGNRIDSITLDGQQLPAAAVPATLTGTHTVQIKLVNSLPEVSYKVTHAPPHAAPMTPEVHYAAGRLTWAPVEGAKAYQVLRNGQFAARTTSPEFALPSAPTYAEYQVVAVDSRNYESFASEPLAVPARKFQRIYDLGTGRSKSSKSYKGYTGAGFVEISSTQNKTLAVPVTVPEAGLYAIDFRYANGNGPLNTSNKCAIRTLRRGRQQLGTVVLPQRAVDEWSDWGFSNPILVRLETGLHPLTLTFEAANENMNGEVNQAMLDYLRLTKID from the coding sequence GTGCCCAAAAATTCGCCTTCTACTTCTTCCATTACTCCGCCACCAGTTGCCGCGCCGGCCAGCGCGGCGCCGCTGTGGCACTCGGCGGCCTACGCGGTGTACCCCGACTCGGTGGTGCAGGGGCCGCACGTGGCCCGGGCCGTGTCGCGCCGGGAACTGACCTCAAGCTACCGTAGCCCGGCCAACGCGTTTCAGAGCCCCCGGATCAGCTTCAAATTCAGCCTCAACGGTAAGGACAACGAAATGCCGCCCGGCCAGGACCACGTCATCATGGCCTTGCCCCGGGCCGGGCAGCCGCTCGAAACGCCGGTCATCGTATTCGGCCAGCAGTACGTGGACCAGACGCCCGTGCCCGCCGATACCTATCTGGCGCCCAACACTCCGCTCCGGATTCGGCTGGATCTGCGGCCTATGCTGGCCGCGTTTCGGCAGCAGGGCTTTTACCAGCTCTATAATGGGCAGAAGCTCTACCAGGCCGACTTCAAGCACGTGTTGGTGGCCGGCAATACCGCCCCGCTCAGCTGGGACTTCGACAACCTGATCCACAAGCCCGGGCTGGAGCTGACTGACCCCGACGGCAACGGCATCTACGAAACCACGGTGGTGCTCAACGCCCATTCCGACGCGGAAACCACTGCCGCCCATTGGCAGCAAACCCTCGATACCACCGAATTTCCGCAGCTCACTTCCGACTACCCGCTGCTCGACGCGCTGTACAACCTGGCCCTGGAAGAAGCCAAGCGGGCCGTCGAGCCCGACGGCACGTTTCGCACCGGCAAGGAGTGGGCCGGGGTCTGGACCCGCGACATCAGCTACAGCATCATTCTGGCCCAGGCCGCCCTGCAGCCGGAAGTCGCCAAAACCAGCCTGCTGCGCAAAGTCACGCCCCGGGGCCGCATCATTCAGGACACCGGCACCGGCGGGGCCTACCCGTGTTCCACCGACCGGATGATCTGGGCCGTGGCCGCCTGGGAAATCTACCTCACTACCGGCGACGAAGCCTGGCTCAGGCAGGTCTACCCGATTATCAAAAACTCGCTTGAGGACGATGTGCTCAATGCCTATAATCCGCAAACCGGCCTCGTGCGCGGGGAATCGTCGTTTCTGGACTGGCGGGAGCAAACCTACCCCAAGTGGATGCAGCCCGTGGATATCTACCAGTCGGAAAGCCTGGGCACCAATGCCGTGCATTTCCAGGCCAACCAGGTGCTGGCACAGATGGCCACTACGCTCGGCGACGCCGTCGTGGCGCAGGCGGCGCAGCAGCGGGCCGCGCGGATAAAAAATGGTATCAACCAATACCTCTGGCTGGCAGAGCAGGGCTACTACGGGCAATTTCGCTACGGCCGGGTGTATCAGCACCTCTCGCCGAAAGCCGAGGCCCTGGGTGAGGCGTTGACGGTGCTCTTTGGCGTGGCCGCCGGCCGCCGGGCCCAAACGGTGGTAACCCACACACCCGTCATGGACTATGGCATTCCCTGCATCTACCCGCAGATTTCGGGCATTCCGCCCTACCACAATAACGCCGTCTGGCCCTTCGTGCAAAGCTACTGGGGGCTGGCGGCGGCTAAGGTCGGCAACGAGGATTCGTTTCTGGCAAGCCTGATGGCCGTGGCCCGCCCCGCGGCGCTGTTCCTGACCAACAAGGAGAACTTCGTAGCCTCCAACGGCGACTTTGCCGGCACCCAAATCAACAGCAGCAACATGCTCTGGAGCCTTTCCGGGAGCCTGGGGCTGGTGTATAAGGGCCTGTTTGGCATGGATTTTCAGCCCGACCGGCTGGTCTTCCAACCCTTCGTGCCCCAAGCTTTGCAGGGTACCCGCCGCCTCACCGGTTTTCGCTACCGCCGGGCCGTGCTTGACATAGAAGTGCAAGGCTTCGGCAACCGCATCGACAGCATTACTCTTGATGGCCAGCAGTTGCCCGCTGCGGCCGTGCCCGCCACCCTAACCGGTACCCACACCGTGCAGATTAAACTGGTAAACAGCCTGCCCGAGGTCAGCTACAAAGTGACGCACGCCCCGCCCCACGCGGCCCCGATGACCCCGGAAGTGCACTACGCCGCCGGCCGCCTGACTTGGGCACCGGTGGAAGGGGCCAAAGCCTATCAGGTGCTGCGCAACGGCCAATTTGCGGCCCGTACCACCTCGCCCGAGTTTGCCCTGCCCTCAGCCCCCACCTACGCCGAATACCAGGTGGTGGCCGTCGACTCGCGGAACTACGAGTCCTTCGCCAGTGAGCCGTTGGCCGTGCCGGCCCGCAAGTTTCAGCGCATCTACGACCTGGGTACGGGCCGCTCCAAGTCGAGTAAGTCCTACAAAGGCTACACCGGCGCTGGGTTCGTGGAAATCAGCAGCACTCAGAACAAAACCCTGGCCGTACCCGTCACGGTGCCCGAAGCTGGCCTCTACGCCATTGATTTTCGCTACGCCAACGGCAACGGACCCCTCAATACCAGCAATAAGTGCGCAATCCGGACCCTGCGCCGGGGCCGGCAGCAGCTAGGCACCGTGGTATTGCCCCAGCGTGCAGTAGACGAATGGTCCGACTGGGGCTTTTCCAACCCCATCCTCGTGCGCCTGGAAACAGGTCTGCACCCCCTCACTCTCACCTTCGAGGCGGCCAACGAAAACATGAACGGCGAAGTCAACCAGGCTATGCTCGACTACCTGCGCCTGACCAAGATTGACTGA
- a CDS encoding dienelactone hydrolase family protein, with amino-acid sequence MDQRIINLFDEYTHKPLTRKEFMERLVKLTGGLALAMTALSVLDPGYAEAATVEESDKDLVLEDVTWPGDSSPMRGYLARPKGRKKRGAVVVIHENRGLTPHIKDVTRRVAKAGYLALGVDALSPFGGTPANEDEGRTLIGKLDAQQNLSNYLRALNYLRSRPDSNGKTGCVGFCWGGALANQLAVHDSLLNAAVAYYGMQPKAEDVPMIKAAVMLHYGGLDERVNAGAAAYEAALKAARVPYQQFIYAGANHAFNNDSSPARYNAEAAKLAWDRTLGLFKEKLS; translated from the coding sequence ATGGATCAGCGCATTATCAACCTCTTCGATGAGTACACCCACAAGCCCCTGACCCGCAAGGAATTTATGGAGCGCCTCGTGAAGCTGACCGGGGGGCTGGCCCTGGCCATGACGGCCCTTTCGGTGCTGGACCCGGGCTACGCCGAAGCCGCTACGGTGGAAGAATCCGACAAGGACCTGGTGCTGGAGGACGTGACCTGGCCGGGCGACTCCTCCCCCATGAGAGGCTACTTGGCCCGGCCCAAGGGCCGCAAAAAGCGCGGGGCCGTGGTGGTAATTCACGAAAACCGCGGCCTGACGCCCCACATCAAGGACGTGACGCGCCGGGTGGCCAAGGCCGGCTACCTGGCCCTGGGCGTGGATGCCTTGTCGCCGTTTGGGGGCACGCCGGCCAACGAGGACGAGGGCCGCACCCTCATTGGCAAGCTCGACGCCCAGCAGAACCTGAGCAACTACCTGCGGGCCCTGAACTACCTGCGCAGCCGCCCCGACAGCAACGGCAAAACCGGCTGCGTGGGCTTCTGCTGGGGCGGGGCGCTGGCCAACCAGCTAGCCGTGCACGACTCCCTGCTCAACGCGGCGGTGGCCTACTACGGCATGCAACCCAAAGCCGAGGACGTGCCGATGATAAAGGCCGCGGTGATGCTGCACTACGGCGGCCTCGATGAGCGGGTAAACGCCGGCGCTGCCGCCTACGAGGCCGCCCTGAAAGCCGCCCGCGTGCCCTACCAGCAATTCATTTACGCAGGCGCCAACCACGCCTTCAACAACGACTCCTCCCCGGCCCGCTACAACGCCGAAGCCGCCAAGCTGGCCTGGGACCGGACGCTGGGCTTATTCAAGGAAAAGCTTTCCTAG
- a CDS encoding Kazal-type serine protease inhibitor family protein encodes MKRTLLFLSLAAGLLTACQRTEVEPAPEPAICPIGPLECIDPTRINLNAGCTAQYDPVCGCDGKTYSNACVADNAGVRFYTKGACATKAN; translated from the coding sequence ATGAAACGCACTTTACTGTTCCTGAGCCTGGCAGCAGGCCTGCTCACGGCCTGCCAGCGCACCGAAGTAGAACCAGCACCCGAACCCGCCATCTGCCCGATTGGCCCGTTGGAATGCATTGACCCGACCCGAATTAACCTGAATGCGGGCTGTACGGCGCAATATGACCCGGTATGCGGCTGCGACGGCAAAACCTACTCCAATGCCTGCGTGGCCGATAATGCCGGGGTGCGTTTCTATACCAAGGGAGCCTGCGCTACCAAAGCCAACTAG
- a CDS encoding cupin domain-containing protein codes for MAEKRYFRQQNPFRVPTTDGKLIEEHIGLASTQTGQYSVAHMVAPPQWSEPHQNPQFDEVTIVVRGRKRFEVDGDTIELGAGESLLIKAGARVRYSNPFDAECEYWSICVPAFSPDTVHREE; via the coding sequence ATGGCTGAAAAACGGTATTTCCGGCAGCAAAACCCCTTCCGCGTACCCACCACCGACGGCAAGCTCATTGAGGAGCACATTGGGCTGGCCAGCACCCAGACCGGGCAGTACAGCGTGGCCCACATGGTGGCCCCGCCCCAGTGGAGCGAGCCCCACCAGAACCCGCAGTTCGACGAAGTCACCATCGTGGTGCGGGGCCGGAAGCGGTTCGAGGTCGACGGCGACACGATAGAGCTGGGCGCCGGCGAGTCGTTGCTGATCAAGGCTGGGGCCCGGGTGCGCTACTCCAACCCCTTCGACGCCGAGTGCGAGTACTGGTCGATCTGCGTGCCGGCCTTTTCGCCCGACACGGTGCACCGGGAAGAATAA
- a CDS encoding Kazal-type serine protease inhibitor domain-containing protein, which translates to MACHRSSPVASAPACIDPAKVRPDAVCTMQYDPVCGCDGKTYSNACVATNAGVTSFTKGECPASTTK; encoded by the coding sequence ATGGCCTGCCACCGCAGCTCGCCCGTAGCCAGTGCCCCGGCCTGCATCGACCCGGCCAAAGTGCGCCCCGACGCCGTGTGCACCATGCAGTACGACCCGGTGTGCGGCTGCGACGGCAAGACCTACTCCAACGCCTGCGTGGCCACCAATGCCGGCGTGACCTCCTTTACCAAGGGCGAGTGCCCGGCTTCCACGACCAAGTAA
- a CDS encoding YtxH domain-containing protein — MSYHEEDNSGKILLAALAGAGAGIIAGMLMAPDKGKATRENLRSAATKYSGTLGEQLSKYGEELDSKFKGYVEKLEDLGITGVGSSLNLKGDWNESKGKLKQQYAQLTDEDLEYTEGKGDELVGRLQAKLGKGKREITKLLNDL, encoded by the coding sequence ATGTCGTATCACGAAGAAGACAACTCGGGTAAAATCCTTTTGGCTGCTCTGGCCGGTGCCGGCGCTGGTATCATTGCCGGTATGCTGATGGCCCCCGATAAAGGCAAAGCAACCCGTGAAAACCTGCGTAGCGCCGCTACCAAATACAGCGGCACGCTGGGCGAGCAGCTCTCCAAATATGGCGAAGAGCTGGACTCCAAATTCAAAGGTTACGTGGAGAAGCTCGAAGATCTGGGCATCACCGGCGTAGGCAGCAGCCTGAACCTGAAAGGCGACTGGAATGAGTCGAAAGGCAAGCTGAAGCAGCAGTACGCCCAGCTCACCGACGAAGACCTGGAGTACACCGAAGGCAAAGGCGATGAGCTCGTGGGCCGTCTGCAGGCCAAGCTCGGCAAAGGCAAGCGTGAAATCACCAAGCTGCTGAACGACCTGTAA